The Rhodopseudomonas palustris genome window below encodes:
- the gatB gene encoding Asp-tRNA(Asn)/Glu-tRNA(Gln) amidotransferase subunit GatB gives MNAPVKPSQLIKGATGDWEMVIGLEIHAQVSSNAKLFSGAATEFGGDPNSHVSLVDAAMPGMLPVINEECVKQAIRSGLGLNAQINLRSVFDRKNYFYPDLPQGYQISQYKSPIVGEGVVVVDLPDGDSVSVGIERLHLEQDAGKLLHDQDPTSTFVDLNRSGVALMEIVSKPDLRSSEQAKAYVSKLRTILRYLGTCDGDMEKGSLRADVNVSVRKPGEPYGTRCEIKNVNSIRFIGQAIEYEARRQIGILEDGGAIVQETRLFDAGKGETRSMRSKEEAHDYRYFPDPDLLPLEFSQAYVDELKTGLPELPDEKKARFIGAFGLSSDDAGVLVSERESADFYEAVLAKLPDAARDGKLAANWVINELFGRLNKDGQSIDASPVSAAQLAAIVDLIGEGVISGKIAKELFEIVWTEGGDPRELVEARGMKQVTDLSAIEKVVDDIVANNPDKVAQAIAKPAMLGWFVGQVMKSSGGKANPQAVNDLLKRKLGL, from the coding sequence ATGAACGCACCCGTCAAACCGTCCCAGCTCATCAAGGGCGCCACCGGCGATTGGGAAATGGTGATCGGGCTGGAGATCCACGCCCAGGTCTCGTCCAACGCCAAGCTGTTCTCCGGCGCGGCGACCGAATTCGGCGGCGATCCCAACAGCCACGTCTCGCTGGTCGACGCCGCGATGCCCGGCATGCTGCCGGTGATCAACGAGGAGTGCGTGAAGCAGGCGATCCGTTCAGGATTGGGACTGAACGCCCAGATCAATCTGCGCTCGGTGTTCGACCGCAAGAACTATTTCTATCCGGATCTGCCGCAGGGCTACCAGATCAGCCAGTACAAATCGCCGATCGTCGGCGAAGGCGTCGTCGTGGTCGACCTGCCGGACGGCGACAGCGTCTCGGTCGGCATCGAGCGGCTGCATCTCGAGCAGGACGCCGGCAAGTTGCTGCACGATCAGGACCCGACCTCGACCTTCGTCGATCTCAATCGCTCCGGCGTGGCGCTGATGGAGATCGTCTCCAAGCCGGATCTGCGGTCGTCCGAACAGGCCAAGGCCTACGTCTCGAAGCTGCGCACCATCCTGCGCTATCTCGGAACCTGCGACGGCGACATGGAGAAGGGCAGCCTTCGCGCCGACGTCAACGTCTCGGTGCGCAAGCCGGGTGAGCCGTACGGCACGCGGTGCGAGATCAAGAACGTCAACTCGATCCGCTTCATCGGCCAGGCGATCGAATACGAAGCGCGCCGCCAGATCGGCATCCTCGAAGACGGCGGCGCGATCGTGCAGGAGACCCGGCTGTTCGATGCGGGCAAGGGCGAGACGCGGTCGATGCGTTCCAAGGAGGAGGCGCACGACTATCGCTACTTCCCCGATCCAGACCTGCTGCCGCTGGAATTCTCCCAAGCCTATGTCGACGAGCTCAAGACCGGGCTGCCGGAACTGCCGGACGAGAAGAAGGCCCGTTTCATCGGTGCTTTCGGACTTTCGTCGGACGATGCCGGCGTGCTGGTGAGCGAGCGCGAGAGCGCCGATTTCTACGAGGCGGTGCTGGCGAAGCTGCCGGACGCTGCGCGCGACGGCAAGCTCGCGGCCAACTGGGTGATCAACGAACTGTTCGGACGCCTCAACAAGGACGGCCAGAGCATCGACGCCTCGCCGGTCTCGGCCGCGCAGCTCGCCGCGATCGTCGACCTGATCGGCGAGGGCGTCATCTCCGGCAAGATCGCGAAGGAACTGTTCGAGATCGTCTGGACCGAAGGCGGCGATCCGCGCGAACTGGTCGAAGCGCGCGGCATGAAGCAGGTCACCGATCTGTCGGCGATCGAGAAGGTGGTCGACGACATCGTCGCGAACAATCCCGACAAGGTCGCGCAGGCGATCGCCAAGCCGGCGATGCTCGGCTGGTTCGTCGGACAGGTGATGAAATCGTCCGGCGGCAAGGCGAACCCGCAGGCCGTCAACGATCTCCTGAAGCGCAAGCTCGGTCTCTGA
- a CDS encoding type II toxin-antitoxin system VapC family toxin: MRPLLLDTCALIFFATSDEESGEARAAVQQAHESGQAIMVSPISAWEIGLLVSRGRLNLLMSPLRWFDQVMERSSLSLAALTPDVLVASSFLPGFPHRDPADRIIAATARECGYRLITRDRSLLAYAREGHIQALAC, translated from the coding sequence GTGCGGCCGCTCTTGCTTGATACCTGCGCGTTGATTTTCTTTGCCACGAGCGACGAGGAGTCGGGTGAGGCGCGAGCCGCCGTGCAACAGGCCCACGAGTCCGGACAAGCGATCATGGTGTCGCCGATTTCGGCTTGGGAGATCGGATTGCTCGTCTCGCGCGGCCGGCTCAATCTGCTGATGTCGCCGCTGCGCTGGTTCGATCAGGTGATGGAGCGGTCCAGTCTGTCTCTGGCGGCGCTGACGCCCGACGTGCTGGTCGCCTCGTCGTTCCTGCCGGGCTTCCCGCACCGTGACCCGGCGGACCGGATCATCGCCGCGACCGCCCGCGAATGCGGCTATCGGCTGATCACGCGCGATCGGTCGTTGTTGGCATATGCGCGGGAAGGGCATATTCAGGCGCTTGCTTGCTGA
- a CDS encoding sensor histidine kinase, which produces MSADDGVPSAQSVDGILGSSEIAVAIENDRYKHLLDNVPVAVAVSRGNGEDQRIVYINHAFEDLMSLTPADVEGQGWSCLDALVNEDDAAQLLGAAIRDGEDFIGVFRPAAPSERVLIVQAYASVIESDDGVENFRIAALVDVGGRERAQIELFESQIRERDTLMRELQHRVKNNLQLVTALVRLEARSAAEGENVALARLASRIDALTALYRILSADNAAGSDIDLGQYLSDVTEAVMQAHGSEAISYELSATYCPLSVNIAMPAGLLVNEMLTNALKYAFVGRAGGRIKVICSVDNGRVSVIVSDDGAGLPEGQEWPSPRKLGALILQTLKENARNVTFRAESIRGQGTLFALGFEAPPAPAAN; this is translated from the coding sequence ATGAGCGCCGATGATGGGGTGCCGTCCGCGCAGAGCGTCGACGGGATTTTGGGATCGTCCGAGATCGCGGTCGCGATCGAAAACGACCGCTACAAGCATCTGCTCGACAATGTTCCGGTTGCCGTCGCGGTGTCGCGGGGCAACGGCGAAGACCAGCGGATCGTCTATATCAACCACGCCTTCGAAGATCTGATGTCGCTGACCCCGGCAGATGTCGAGGGGCAGGGCTGGAGCTGCCTCGACGCGCTGGTCAATGAAGACGATGCGGCGCAATTGCTCGGCGCGGCGATCCGCGACGGCGAGGATTTCATCGGCGTATTCCGCCCCGCCGCGCCGTCCGAGCGGGTGCTGATCGTGCAGGCCTACGCCTCGGTGATCGAAAGCGACGACGGCGTCGAGAATTTCCGGATCGCGGCGCTGGTCGACGTCGGCGGCCGCGAGCGGGCGCAGATCGAGCTTTTCGAGTCGCAGATCCGCGAACGCGATACGCTGATGCGCGAGCTGCAGCATCGGGTGAAGAACAATCTGCAATTGGTCACGGCATTGGTTCGGCTCGAAGCGCGATCGGCGGCTGAAGGCGAGAACGTCGCATTGGCGCGGCTGGCGAGCCGGATCGATGCGCTGACCGCGCTGTACCGGATTCTGTCCGCGGACAATGCCGCCGGCAGCGATATCGATCTCGGCCAGTACCTCTCGGACGTCACCGAGGCGGTGATGCAGGCCCATGGCAGCGAGGCGATTTCCTACGAGCTCAGCGCCACCTATTGCCCGCTGTCGGTCAACATCGCGATGCCGGCCGGGCTGCTGGTCAACGAGATGCTGACCAACGCGCTGAAATACGCCTTCGTCGGGCGGGCTGGCGGCCGCATCAAGGTGATCTGCAGCGTCGACAACGGCCGTGTCTCGGTGATCGTGTCGGACGACGGCGCCGGCCTGCCGGAAGGCCAGGAATGGCCGTCGCCGCGCAAGCTCGGCGCGCTGATCCTGCAGACACTCAAGGAAAACGCCCGCAACGTCACGTTCCGGGCAGAGAGCATTCGCGGGCAGGGCACGCTGTTCGCCCTCGGTTTCGAAGCGCCGCCGGCTCCCGCAGCGAATTGA
- the gatA gene encoding Asp-tRNA(Asn)/Glu-tRNA(Gln) amidotransferase subunit GatA, with translation MTDLTSLTLAEARDGLAQKSFTAVELTEAHLAAIEAARELNAYVLETPEQARQMAQAADAQIAKGESGPLAGIPLGIKDLFATKDTRTTACSKILGDFRPPYESTVTTQLWRDGAVLLGKLNNDEFAMGSSNETSCFGPVVNPWRRAGSDAQLVPGGSSGGSAAAVAAGLCLGATATDTGGSIRQPAAFTGTVGIKPTYGRCSRWGIVAFASSLDQAGPIARTVRDSAILLRSMAGFDPKDTTSVERPVPNYEAAIGGSVKGMKIGIPKEYRLDGMPAEIEKLWMQGAEWLKAAGAELVEVSLPHTKYALPAYYIVAPAEASSNLARYDGVRYGARVNGRNIVEMYENTRAAGFGAEVKRRIMIGTYVLSAGYYDAYYLRAQKVRTLIKRDFEQCFDQGVSAILTPATPSAAFGIGEKGGADPVEMYLNDIFTVTVNMAGLPGIAVPAGADGQGLPLGLQLIGRPFDEETLFSLGEVIEQAAGRFTPDRWWA, from the coding sequence ATGACCGACCTGACATCGCTGACGCTCGCCGAGGCCCGTGACGGCCTGGCGCAAAAGTCCTTCACCGCGGTCGAGCTGACCGAGGCGCATCTTGCGGCGATCGAGGCCGCGCGTGAACTCAATGCCTATGTGCTGGAGACGCCGGAGCAGGCGCGGCAGATGGCGCAGGCGGCGGATGCGCAGATTGCCAAGGGCGAGAGCGGGCCGCTCGCCGGCATCCCGCTCGGCATCAAGGACCTGTTCGCGACCAAGGACACGCGGACCACGGCCTGTTCGAAAATTCTCGGCGACTTCCGGCCGCCCTACGAGTCCACCGTCACCACGCAGCTCTGGCGCGACGGCGCGGTGCTGCTCGGCAAGCTCAACAACGACGAGTTCGCGATGGGCTCGTCGAACGAGACCTCGTGCTTCGGGCCAGTGGTCAATCCGTGGCGCCGCGCGGGCTCGGATGCCCAGCTGGTCCCCGGCGGCTCATCGGGCGGCTCGGCCGCGGCGGTCGCCGCGGGCCTCTGTCTCGGTGCCACCGCCACCGACACCGGCGGCTCGATCCGGCAGCCGGCCGCCTTCACCGGCACGGTCGGCATCAAGCCGACCTATGGCCGCTGCTCGCGCTGGGGCATCGTCGCGTTCGCGTCGTCGCTCGACCAGGCCGGGCCGATCGCCCGCACCGTGCGCGACAGCGCGATCCTGCTGCGCTCGATGGCCGGCTTTGACCCGAAGGACACCACCTCGGTCGAGCGCCCGGTGCCGAACTACGAGGCCGCGATCGGCGGCTCGGTGAAGGGCATGAAAATCGGCATTCCGAAGGAGTACCGGCTCGACGGCATGCCGGCCGAGATCGAGAAATTGTGGATGCAGGGCGCCGAGTGGCTCAAGGCCGCCGGCGCCGAACTGGTCGAGGTGTCGCTGCCGCACACCAAATACGCGTTGCCGGCCTATTACATTGTGGCACCTGCGGAAGCCTCGTCGAACCTCGCGCGCTATGACGGCGTCCGCTACGGCGCCCGCGTCAACGGCCGCAACATCGTCGAGATGTACGAGAACACTCGTGCCGCCGGCTTCGGCGCCGAGGTCAAGCGCCGCATCATGATCGGAACCTATGTGCTGTCGGCCGGCTATTACGACGCCTATTATCTGCGCGCCCAGAAGGTCCGCACCCTGATCAAGCGGGATTTCGAGCAATGCTTCGACCAGGGCGTTTCCGCGATCCTGACGCCGGCGACGCCGTCGGCGGCGTTCGGCATCGGCGAGAAGGGCGGCGCCGATCCGGTCGAAATGTATCTGAACGACATCTTCACGGTGACGGTGAACATGGCGGGCCTTCCCGGCATCGCGGTTCCCGCCGGCGCCGATGGGCAGGGGCTGCCGCTCGGGCTGCAACTGATCGGGCGGCCGTTCGACGAGGAAACTCTGTTCTCGCTCGGCGAGGTGATCGAGCAGGCGGCGGGGCGTTTCACGCCCGACAGATGGTGGGCGTAG
- a CDS encoding BrnA antitoxin family protein, whose protein sequence is MPRKKSAGPRSFGEPLTDDPDDAPELLDEFFRTGEIRDGDKIIRRGRPPLGAQPKSSVTLRLDADVLDAYRALGAGWQSQINADLRRVRKLKKA, encoded by the coding sequence ATGCCAAGGAAGAAGTCCGCTGGGCCGCGCTCTTTCGGCGAGCCTTTGACTGACGATCCCGACGACGCCCCCGAATTGCTCGACGAATTTTTCCGGACCGGTGAAATCCGCGACGGCGACAAGATCATCCGCCGCGGCCGTCCGCCGCTGGGAGCGCAGCCGAAAAGCTCGGTGACGCTGCGGCTGGATGCCGACGTGCTGGACGCCTATCGCGCGCTCGGCGCCGGCTGGCAGTCGCAGATCAACGCCGACCTGCGCCGCGTCCGCAAGCTGAAGAAGGCGTAG
- a CDS encoding tetratricopeptide repeat protein, with product MSELFNEVDEEVRRERLKQLWDKYSLFIIAGAILIIAGVGGWRGYQYYEGKRAAETGVAFTAAADLAEQNKHAEAEAAFNKIAETASGGYRTLARLRAAAEVAQRDPKEAVKVYDAIAADRSVPAQDRDLATLRAAQFLMDSASYTELSQRLEPIAGANAAYRHSAREMLALSAWRANNVAATRQWIEQINTDAETPASLRNRAEVLQALLPPAAKS from the coding sequence GTGTCTGAATTATTTAACGAAGTCGATGAAGAAGTTCGTCGCGAGCGGCTCAAGCAGCTGTGGGACAAATATTCGCTCTTCATCATCGCCGGCGCGATCCTGATCATTGCCGGCGTCGGCGGCTGGCGCGGCTATCAATACTACGAGGGCAAGCGGGCTGCGGAAACGGGCGTGGCGTTCACCGCCGCCGCCGATCTGGCGGAGCAGAACAAGCATGCCGAGGCCGAGGCTGCGTTCAACAAGATCGCCGAGACCGCATCGGGTGGCTATCGCACGCTGGCGCGTCTGCGCGCCGCGGCCGAGGTCGCGCAGCGCGATCCGAAGGAAGCGGTCAAGGTCTACGACGCCATCGCCGCCGATCGCAGCGTTCCGGCGCAGGACCGGGATCTCGCCACGCTCCGCGCGGCGCAGTTTCTGATGGACAGCGCCAGCTATACGGAGCTTTCGCAGCGGCTCGAGCCGATCGCCGGCGCGAATGCCGCCTATCGTCACAGCGCACGTGAGATGCTGGCGCTATCTGCCTGGCGCGCCAACAATGTTGCGGCGACGCGGCAGTGGATCGAGCAGATCAATACCGATGCCGAGACACCGGCCAGCCTGCGCAACCGCGCCGAGGTGCTGCAGGCACTGCTGCCGCCTGCCGCCAAGAGCTGA
- the panB gene encoding 3-methyl-2-oxobutanoate hydroxymethyltransferase produces the protein MSIQSTIKRKTAPDIRARKGGDPIVMLTSYHAHTASLVDRYCDVILVGDSLGNVMHGFETTIPVTLEMMILQGHAVMRGSQHALVVVDMPFGSYEASKEQAFHSAARILKETHCGAVKLEGGVRMAETIAFLTERGIPVMGHIGLTPQSINTLGSFRAQGREEGSWEPIEADARAVADAGAFSVVVEAVAEPLGRKITETIAIPTIGIGASAACDGQVLVLEDMLGLSPWAPKFVKRFGNLGPGIEAAIKDYAAEVRSRAFPGPEHVYGMKVKS, from the coding sequence ATGTCTATTCAATCGACCATCAAGCGGAAGACCGCTCCGGATATCCGCGCGCGCAAGGGTGGCGATCCGATCGTGATGCTGACCTCGTATCACGCCCACACCGCCTCGCTGGTGGATCGCTATTGCGACGTCATCCTGGTCGGGGATTCGCTCGGCAACGTGATGCACGGCTTCGAGACCACCATCCCGGTGACGCTCGAAATGATGATCCTGCAGGGGCACGCGGTGATGCGCGGCTCGCAGCATGCGCTGGTCGTGGTCGACATGCCGTTCGGCTCCTACGAGGCGTCGAAGGAGCAGGCGTTTCACTCCGCCGCGCGCATCCTCAAAGAGACGCATTGCGGTGCGGTGAAGCTCGAGGGCGGCGTGCGAATGGCGGAGACCATCGCGTTTCTCACCGAGCGCGGCATTCCGGTGATGGGCCATATCGGGCTGACGCCGCAATCGATCAACACGCTCGGCTCGTTCCGTGCGCAGGGCCGCGAGGAGGGGAGCTGGGAGCCGATCGAGGCCGACGCCCGGGCCGTCGCCGACGCCGGCGCGTTCTCGGTCGTGGTCGAGGCGGTGGCCGAACCGCTCGGGCGCAAGATCACCGAGACCATCGCGATTCCGACCATCGGCATCGGCGCCAGCGCCGCCTGCGACGGCCAGGTGCTGGTGCTCGAGGACATGCTCGGCCTGTCGCCCTGGGCCCCGAAATTCGTCAAGCGGTTCGGCAATCTCGGCCCTGGCATCGAGGCGGCGATCAAGGACTATGCGGCGGAGGTGCGGTCGCGCGCCTTCCCGGGGCCGGAACACGTCTACGGAATGAAGGTGAAGAGCTGA
- a CDS encoding BrnT family toxin, protein MAITFDPAKRDWTRRHRGLDFAMDAATAFAGRIVTKLDDRFDYGESRYITAGYVGSRMVVIVWTPRNGDRHVISMRYCHAKEEVRWAALFRRAFD, encoded by the coding sequence ATGGCGATCACGTTCGATCCGGCAAAACGCGATTGGACCCGGCGGCATCGCGGTCTCGATTTCGCCATGGATGCTGCAACGGCTTTTGCCGGACGCATCGTGACGAAGCTCGACGATCGGTTCGACTACGGAGAGAGCCGTTACATCACGGCCGGATATGTCGGTTCACGCATGGTCGTCATTGTCTGGACGCCTCGTAACGGCGACCGTCACGTTATTTCGATGAGGTACTGTCATGCCAAGGAAGAAGTCCGCTGGGCCGCGCTCTTTCGGCGAGCCTTTGACTGA
- a CDS encoding tripartite tricarboxylate transporter substrate binding protein, producing MLGADGRRSLLRTIAWLGLTVLLGATAVTANAAGATSPPPWPPKLVRIVVPFAAGSTPDMVGRVLADSLQARHPGASFVVENKPGASGNIGTATAAKAAPDGATLGISIPGPLVINRMLFAKLPYDPERDIAPVTMLTRMPSVLAVPASLGINSVADFVARLKDRKGSLAYASIGAGSLSQLCMEAIAQKAGAGMVHIPYAGSPNAVTALIRGDVQAACLPAIAVAPQQASGAIRILAVTTPERSPFLPEVPTLKESGIEVQSDAWNALIAPGGTPPALVAAINQAVRQSLSEPAVIAKLKTQMIVPAASSPEELSQMLSDEKLLWAEVIRAAGIRIE from the coding sequence ATGCTGGGAGCCGATGGTCGACGGTCGTTGCTGCGCACGATCGCATGGCTTGGACTGACGGTTCTGCTCGGCGCGACCGCCGTGACGGCGAACGCCGCCGGCGCAACTTCGCCGCCGCCCTGGCCGCCGAAGCTGGTGCGGATCGTGGTGCCGTTCGCGGCAGGATCGACGCCGGACATGGTGGGCCGCGTGCTGGCCGACAGCCTGCAGGCGCGCCATCCGGGCGCAAGCTTCGTCGTCGAGAACAAGCCGGGCGCCTCGGGCAATATCGGTACCGCAACCGCTGCGAAGGCTGCGCCGGACGGAGCGACGCTCGGCATCTCGATCCCCGGCCCGCTGGTGATCAACCGGATGCTGTTCGCCAAACTTCCTTACGATCCGGAGCGCGACATAGCACCGGTGACGATGCTGACGCGAATGCCGAGCGTACTGGCGGTGCCCGCGAGCCTCGGGATCAACAGCGTTGCCGACTTCGTCGCGCGGCTGAAAGACCGTAAAGGCAGTCTTGCCTACGCCTCGATCGGCGCTGGCTCGCTGTCTCAACTGTGCATGGAGGCGATCGCGCAGAAGGCCGGCGCCGGGATGGTCCACATCCCCTATGCCGGATCGCCCAACGCCGTCACCGCACTGATCCGCGGCGACGTTCAGGCGGCCTGCCTGCCGGCGATTGCGGTGGCGCCGCAGCAGGCGTCGGGCGCGATCAGGATCCTGGCGGTGACGACGCCGGAGCGTTCGCCATTCCTGCCGGAAGTCCCGACCTTGAAGGAGAGCGGCATCGAGGTTCAGTCCGATGCCTGGAACGCGCTGATCGCGCCGGGCGGAACGCCGCCAGCGCTGGTCGCTGCGATCAACCAAGCGGTTCGCCAGTCGCTGTCCGAACCGGCAGTGATCGCGAAACTGAAGACCCAGATGATCGTGCCGGCCGCCTCGTCGCCCGAAGAGTTGAGCCAGATGCTCTCCGACGAGAAGCTGCTGTGGGCCGAGGTGATCCGTGCAGCCGGCATCCGGATCGAGTGA
- a CDS encoding NnrU family protein: MGLAMMILGLALFIGVHVVTTQRDLRARLIGIGGEAVYKIGYAVLAILGIVLIAYGFGAYRAHGWIDVWYPPRWTKHLSALLMLPAAILLAAAYSRGRIYRAVKHPMITAVKLWAVAHLIANGDLGSIILFGSLLAWAVYDRISLKRRADPGGPPIPVGGPKNDVIAILAGVVLYLALAFAFHPYVVGVPVFGA, encoded by the coding sequence ATGGGACTTGCGATGATGATCCTCGGCCTGGCGCTGTTCATCGGCGTCCACGTCGTGACCACGCAGCGCGACCTGCGGGCCCGCCTGATCGGGATCGGCGGCGAGGCGGTCTACAAGATCGGCTATGCCGTTCTGGCGATCCTCGGAATTGTGCTGATCGCCTACGGCTTCGGGGCGTATCGTGCGCATGGCTGGATCGACGTCTGGTATCCGCCGCGATGGACCAAGCACCTCTCCGCCCTGCTGATGCTGCCGGCGGCGATCCTGCTGGCGGCGGCCTATTCCCGTGGCCGCATCTATCGCGCGGTCAAGCACCCGATGATCACCGCGGTGAAACTGTGGGCCGTCGCGCATCTGATCGCCAATGGCGACCTCGGCTCGATCATTCTGTTCGGCTCGCTGCTGGCCTGGGCGGTCTACGATCGCATCTCGCTGAAGCGGCGCGCCGACCCGGGCGGCCCGCCGATCCCGGTCGGCGGCCCGAAAAACGACGTCATCGCCATCCTCGCGGGCGTCGTGCTGTATCTGGCGCTGGCCTTTGCTTTCCACCCCTACGTCGTCGGCGTTCCCGTGTTCGGAGCCTAA